The window TTGGTGTTGAGGAGTTTTACATatagcttttctttttttcaactcttttgtctttctttggtGTACATACACGCTACTTTGAACTAGAGCGGGCTTTTTGTTATGAATTGGACGGGATTGGATGACAGATGGGTTTTCCTGTATAGAGTACTTTGTGATGGAGACGCTGCTTTGCGATATGGTGGGGAATGTCACATATCATGACTGTTTTGGCTTGAAACGTCTAGTACTTGGTCTTAATTGGTGTTTAATTTGTGTTGTAACCTTTTGTTTCCTTCCCTCTTATCTTCACGCCCTCTTGTTATTGTACAGCCAGCAATATCCATATATGCTGAACGCTAGATGATACATATTTGCCTTACAACGTCGTGACATCGTTTATCAAATTTTCCACGTCagtctttttcctcttgccttttttttaaccccaTTCTCATtaatttttcctcttctgagACCCATATCAGCAATCTTCATCATGAAGCCTCCTCAAACTCTTCCACATTCTTAATATTCAGCTCTGAGATCCGCAGGATGGTATATCGATGTTTGCTCTTGGCCTGACGCtttctcctctgcctcctcttcgtcttgaCCTTGATTCTCAGTGGCTCCGACTCTGTACCCAAGACCGTAGCACGGCACTCAAACGCCCTCTCGTCGACGTGGGGTGCACCCTTCATAGTGTAATCTCTGCTACCAATGACACTGGCACGGTTCAAGCGCAGCACATCTCCGGGAACAACGCCGGGCATCTTAAATGGCAAGCGAATCTGGTCGCCCTCTTGGACAAGGTAAGGAAAGCCGTGGATATGGACGGTGATGTAGTGGCCTGGCTGAGCAGCGAGGAGGGGCAGAAGAGTCTTCACGGAGTCGTCAATTGGCTTAGGAGGCTCGGTGGGGTGGCTCTTCTTGAAGGCCAAAGGACGGACTTGGTCCTCGGTAGGATTTGGTGCGTTGTTGACATGCGGCTGCGCAACGGGCTCGACGATTGGCGCAGTGGTGTTGAAGCTTCGAGGCAGTATGTGACGATGGATTGGCTGTGCGAATAGAGGGGCGAGACGAGAGCTCGGGGCCCTGAGCTCCAGCACGGAGCGAAGCAGTGCTCTGCTCATGGTTTGGATTGTGCGCCCTTGATTTGAGCTGCTGGTTGGTGCtattttcttccctctttgcAGCTTTTATGACCTTCCCTGGTATGGTGTTTTCAATCGCACCATGGACATGAAGCTTTGCGCCCTGCGACTTTCTGCGGCCGGGCCGGATTAGTGTGGCGCCGGGGTCCGATAAAATCTTGGCGCCGACATATTTTTTTCGAGGCTGGGAATTTTCCACCGTACCTGGCTCTCAGTCTCCACTACTGCATAGAAGCAAAGTCCAGGACAGGACAACAACACTGCCAACATGGTATGTTattgagagaagaaggaattgtAGAATGGCAATCAAGACGATGATTCTAACTCCCTGCAGCCTCAGAACGAGTATATGGAGAGATGGCGCAAGCTGCACGGCCGCCGTCTCGACCACGAAGAGCGAACCCGAAAGCGCATTGCCCGTGAAGGCCACAAGGCTTCGCAAGACGCCCAGAACCTCCGCGGTCTGAAGGCCAAGCTGTACCAGAAGAAGCGCCACAATGAGAAGAtccagatgaagaaggccaTCAAGGCCCACGAGGAGCGCAACGTCAAGACCGCGGATGAGAAGGAGCCTACCCAGCCTCTGCCCTCGTACCTGCTCGACCGATCGAACCCTTCCACGGCAAAGGCcctcagcagcgccatcaaGAACAAGCGTGCGGAGAAGGCCGCCAAGTTTAGCGTGCCGCTGCCCAAGGTGCGAGGTATCAGCGAGGAGGAGATGTTCAAGGTCGTCAAGACGGGCAAGAAGACGCACAAGAGGGCGTGGAAGCGAGTCATTACTAAGCCTACATTTGTTGGACCCGACTTCACCAGACGAAACCCCAAGTACGAGCGCTTTATCCGACCCATGGGTCTGCGTTACAAGAAGGCCAACGTCACACACCCTGAGCTCGGCGTCACGGTCCAGCTGCCCATCATCAGTGTCAAGAAGAACCCGCAGAACCCTCTGTACACTCAGCTAGGTGTTTTGACCAAAGGTACCATTCTCGAGGTCAATGTTAGCGAGTTGGGTCTGGTTACTGCTGGAGGAAAGGTTGTCTGGGGCCGATACGCTCAGGTCACAAACAACCCTGAGAACGAGGGATGCATCAACAGCGTGCTGCTTGTCTAAGTTTTTATGGGATGGGGGGGAGGACAGTTGAATGAGGAGTGGTTTTGGTCATTTTTGTTGAGAGCCACGGCTGTCAAAGGTGCATGTATTGGCGTTTTGGCGTTGGGTACTACCTTGGGAGGTACGGGTGCTTGATGcaggaggaaagaaaaaagacataaaagaagcaaaggctAGATGAGGTCGATTAGGGAGATATAAAGACTTTTGAGGAAACCAAGGTACTCGGATTTGATGCGTAAGGAAATTcaggtatataaataatacaatGAAGATGTTTGTCAATTTACCAGTACCAGTACCGAATGCTAGCCACCATGCATAAAAAGAATACTTGTGTGTTCAACTCTGTTCAATCTTCTATATCCTGTGTCTTTGAATGATATACTATTTGTGTCTTAAAATGATATACTATTGAGCACATGTCAAACTCAGCAATTATCAAAGTCTCTGCTAGCTCTATCGGCACCTCTATCAACGCCTCTAtcgcaatttttttttttttttttttttttttttttcccttttttttgtaccATCAGCCACCGACCGCCAGACTAGCAAACTCGGTCGTCCAAAAGTGGATAGCGGGGACCCTGCCAAAGGCGGTGACAAGgataatttaattttctgCCCAACCAAGCCTGCCTTTCTTGTCTCtgtttgccgccgccgattCAAGTCTTTCCAGCCGCAGGCCAAAAAGCATAAACCAGACAGAGAAAGAGgcgtcttgtctttttttcccccttacAAACGAATTTTTCTCTGCATCTGTTGTGCCGCCTCGAAAGGACAATCATAGATCTCTTTGTTGAATAGACGAGcctcgtttcttttctttttcttttccccattGCTAATTTGAAAATGTCCGGCGAAAACATGGAAGTCGAGCTTGCTGAGCAGAAGCTCAAGAC is drawn from Trichoderma asperellum chromosome 4, complete sequence and contains these coding sequences:
- a CDS encoding mitochondrial 54S ribosomal protein bL21m, with product MSRALLRSVLELRAPSSRLAPLFAQPIHRHILPRSFNTTAPIVEPVAQPHVNNAPNPTEDQVRPLAFKKSHPTEPPKPIDDSVKTLLPLLAAQPGHYITVHIHGFPYLVQEGDQIRLPFKMPGVVPGDVLRLNRASVIGSRDYTMKGAPHVDERAFECRATVLGTESEPLRIKVKTKRRQRRKRQAKSKHRYTILRISELNIKNVEEFEEAS
- the NSA2 gene encoding Ribosome biogenesis protein (BUSCO:EOG092D3F6H), whose protein sequence is MPQNEYMERWRKLHGRRLDHEERTRKRIAREGHKASQDAQNLRGLKAKLYQKKRHNEKIQMKKAIKAHEERNVKTADEKEPTQPLPSYLLDRSNPSTAKALSSAIKNKRAEKAAKFSVPLPKVRGISEEEMFKVVKTGKKTHKRAWKRVITKPTFVGPDFTRRNPKYERFIRPMGLRYKKANVTHPELGVTVQLPIISVKKNPQNPLYTQLGVLTKGTILEVNVSELGLVTAGGKVVWGRYAQVTNNPENEGCINSVLLV